Below is a genomic region from Coleofasciculaceae cyanobacterium.
GAGCTAAGAGTCAAGAGTCAAGAGTCAGCCAGATCGTGGTGAGAATTCTTAATAGCAGCAGGTAAGCGTTTACGAGACTTAGTATGGCTTAAGTGCAGTAAATATTGACTGATAGAAATAAGTAAGATTGCCAAAGCAATATAAAGCACGTCACTTAACTTGCCAATTTCTATAGTAAGCATTTGCTTAAATAAACTAACAATTAAAGCAACAACAATTACATTGACTAATTTACCTTTAAGTTCTTCTAGGCTTTCGCTTTGGAGAATACTAGAATCATCTTGATGCTTAATTTCTATTTCCGAGATAAACAACTCATAAATACCAAAAGCAAAAATCAACAAAACAATGCCGATTAAATAATAGTCAACGCCACCAATAATATATGACACGGTTTTAATCGTTATTGCCCCTTCAGGATCTTCAGTATTTATGGCTAAAGTCAATCCTGCCCAAATATCTACTGTACCGATTACGATCAAGCGTAAGGCACTTAATAAACTAAAGATAACTGGAACTACGATAAAGAAGCGAAAATTCCAAATAGCAGCTTCAAAAATTAACTCGAGCTTTCTCAATTTTCCGGTGCTTTTTTTTTTCATTGACGATCGCAGATCATTAATCATTAACTGCTAATGACGGAATTTAAACTGAGTCTTTGACCCATTGTAAGTGTTGGGGTAACAAGTTGGCTAAATCATAGCTTTCTAAGATCGTTTCTCTAGCTTTAACGCGAATGACTGCCATTTTCTCAGAATTCTCCAAAGCTTTAATGACGCGATCACTAATTTCCTCAGGATCGAAGAAATTAACCAGCAAACCATTAACATTATCTTCAATTACCTCCGTCACGGGAGCAGTATCGGAAGCCACAATTAGACATCCTGTAGCTAAAGCTTCGAGCATTGACCAAGAAAGCACAAAAGGACGAGTCAGATAGATATGTACCGAA
It encodes:
- a CDS encoding YqhA family protein, which gives rise to MKKKSTGKLRKLELIFEAAIWNFRFFIVVPVIFSLLSALRLIVIGTVDIWAGLTLAINTEDPEGAITIKTVSYIIGGVDYYLIGIVLLIFAFGIYELFISEIEIKHQDDSSILQSESLEELKGKLVNVIVVALIVSLFKQMLTIEIGKLSDVLYIALAILLISISQYLLHLSHTKSRKRLPAAIKNSHHDLADS